A genomic region of Sulfobacillus acidophilus DSM 10332 contains the following coding sequences:
- a CDS encoding protein of unknown function DUF81 (PFAM: Sulfite exporter TauE/SafE~InterPro IPR002781~KEGG: tko:TK2014 hypothetical protein~PFAM: Protein of unknown function DUF81~SPTR: Hypothetical membrane protein, conserved, DUF81 family) produces MMVWAVVLIFTVSILFAMLGMGGGMLHVPILMWLGFDLKTVAQPVGILLNGLTSLVALITYWRHGLVDWKGSLPMAVTALVLAPVGGWVAHRLSEHVLLVLFVIVIGFAALRTLQTLSQPEPDAVPAGSRRIWASLGAGVAAFAGGMLGLGGGTFISPLLLWMGYPTKQAVATTAYIVTFSSFSGFLGRVGYFHAPWTLTVVLSLTVIAAAWLGSRLMATWAKPRWIKTAYAILLLGVGLKLVV; encoded by the coding sequence ATGATGGTTTGGGCCGTAGTGTTAATTTTCACCGTGTCGATCCTGTTTGCCATGTTGGGCATGGGGGGTGGCATGCTGCATGTGCCCATTTTAATGTGGTTGGGGTTTGATCTGAAAACCGTGGCCCAGCCGGTCGGCATTTTGTTAAATGGGTTAACCAGTCTGGTCGCACTCATCACCTATTGGCGGCATGGGCTGGTTGATTGGAAAGGCAGCTTGCCGATGGCGGTCACCGCCTTGGTGTTGGCACCGGTCGGAGGCTGGGTTGCTCATCGCCTATCGGAACATGTCCTCTTGGTCCTCTTTGTAATCGTCATTGGGTTTGCCGCATTGCGAACCCTCCAAACTCTTTCGCAACCGGAGCCGGACGCGGTACCCGCCGGTAGCCGAAGAATATGGGCGAGTCTCGGTGCGGGAGTGGCGGCATTTGCCGGCGGAATGCTGGGGCTCGGGGGAGGGACTTTTATCAGCCCGCTGCTCTTATGGATGGGGTATCCGACGAAACAAGCGGTGGCCACCACGGCTTATATTGTGACCTTCTCGAGTTTTTCAGGATTTCTGGGGCGTGTCGGATATTTCCATGCGCCCTGGACGTTGACCGTGGTGTTGTCTCTTACCGTCATTGCCGCCGCCTGGCTCGGCAGCCGACTGATGGCGACCTGGGCTAAACCTCGATGGATTAAAACCGCCTACGCCATCTTGTTGCTCGGCGTGGGCCTTAAATTGGTCGTTTAA
- a CDS encoding hypothetical protein (KEGG: bts:Btus_2659 ferric reductase domain protein protein transmembrane component domain protein~SPTR: Ferric reductase domain protein protein transmembrane component domain protein): MKAHKFWGPLIGLEALAGIVGFTAYRWIRLHPALHAVWPWVLARAAGLGAYGLLTVVVLMGIGMSHPRWKRVLARPLYSWHRSLALGVFALIAIHGTALALDPYAKVSWLGLIIPGLAHYRPLAVGFGVLSAEGLLLIAVTAHGAQNWGRLKWMTIHRAALVTWGLALFHSLWSGTDTRSLAVFYEVGTVLVGLAMLLRYGTERAARLSPVRAVNPPPGLPSWNREKRDLREHVD, encoded by the coding sequence ATGAAAGCCCATAAATTCTGGGGTCCCCTGATCGGTTTAGAAGCGTTGGCGGGCATCGTGGGATTCACCGCCTACCGGTGGATTCGGCTGCATCCGGCCTTGCACGCGGTCTGGCCCTGGGTGTTAGCCCGCGCGGCCGGACTCGGCGCCTACGGCCTGTTAACCGTCGTGGTACTCATGGGCATCGGCATGAGCCATCCGCGATGGAAACGGGTTCTTGCGCGCCCCCTCTACAGCTGGCACCGGAGTCTGGCGCTCGGTGTGTTCGCCCTCATCGCCATTCACGGGACGGCTCTGGCCCTCGATCCCTATGCCAAAGTCTCTTGGCTTGGTCTGATTATCCCGGGACTCGCCCATTACCGCCCGCTCGCAGTCGGCTTCGGGGTCTTATCGGCCGAAGGACTATTATTGATTGCCGTCACCGCGCATGGGGCCCAAAATTGGGGGCGACTCAAATGGATGACAATTCATCGGGCGGCCCTCGTCACCTGGGGGTTGGCGCTGTTCCATAGCCTCTGGAGCGGCACCGACACGCGATCCCTGGCGGTCTTTTATGAGGTCGGCACGGTCCTCGTTGGACTGGCGATGCTATTACGCTATGGAACGGAACGGGCGGCCCGGTTATCGCCCGTCCGCGCCGTCAATCCGCCCCCCGGATTACCATCTTGGAATCGAGAAAAGAGGGATCTCCGTGAACACGTGGATTAA
- a CDS encoding sulfide-quinone oxidoreductase (PFAM: Pyridine nucleotide-disulphide oxidoreductase~COGs: COG1252 NADH dehydrogenase FAD-containing subunit~InterPro IPR013027~KEGG: sua:Saut_0503 sulfide-quinone oxidoreductase~PFAM: FAD-dependent pyridine nucleotide-disulphide oxidoreductase~SPTR: Sulfide-quinone oxidoreductase) produces the protein MHIVILGAGFGGITVYHHLREWIDGAHVKVTVIDERETFLVKPSLPEVAFGLKGIGHITFSLRETVGRSADFIHSRIVRMDPDARMIEVEGAQIFYDVLVIALGATKEWGQVSGFTRHGSSVCTEVLAPRLYERIQNFEGGTIFVGSAPTPTGTRLPDVPVIEAACEGPVGEVAFLADHWLRKQGKRDDAKIVCYTPGSIFFDDVGDNVHKAFNQIAGDHQIEVMTNKVIRHIESDRVSFADGSSYEAALTVLVPTYSGPQVVKEAGLTDEAGFVPTDEDFRHLDYDNIFAVGDIATRAVPKLGHLAVLQAMRVASVLKRDVTHHGVIAPYHPEVFCIMNMGAKALLIRSNVLYGGDLDQAYYGGLSHTLKTLFDEYTVRFRGKMPPDVTQRLLNAYLDKVAVRESSLV, from the coding sequence ATGCACATCGTGATTTTAGGAGCCGGGTTTGGTGGCATCACCGTCTATCATCACCTGCGGGAGTGGATCGATGGGGCTCACGTAAAGGTAACCGTCATTGATGAGCGGGAAACGTTTTTGGTTAAACCGTCGTTGCCGGAAGTGGCCTTTGGTCTAAAAGGAATTGGCCACATCACGTTTTCCTTACGCGAAACGGTGGGGCGGTCGGCGGATTTTATCCACAGTCGGATTGTTCGGATGGATCCGGACGCCCGAATGATTGAGGTCGAGGGGGCCCAAATTTTCTATGATGTACTGGTGATTGCGTTAGGGGCGACCAAAGAATGGGGCCAGGTGTCAGGATTTACCCGACATGGGAGCTCCGTCTGCACGGAAGTGTTAGCCCCAAGGTTATATGAGCGGATTCAAAATTTTGAAGGCGGGACGATTTTTGTGGGATCGGCGCCGACCCCCACCGGCACCCGGCTACCTGATGTACCGGTGATAGAGGCGGCCTGTGAAGGTCCGGTCGGTGAAGTCGCGTTTTTGGCAGACCATTGGTTGCGAAAACAGGGCAAGCGCGATGACGCAAAAATTGTCTGCTATACCCCCGGCTCGATATTTTTTGATGATGTGGGAGACAACGTCCATAAAGCCTTTAACCAAATTGCCGGGGACCATCAGATTGAAGTGATGACCAATAAAGTCATTCGCCATATCGAGTCGGATCGCGTGTCGTTTGCGGACGGGTCTTCCTACGAGGCGGCCTTAACGGTGCTGGTACCGACCTATTCGGGGCCGCAAGTGGTTAAAGAGGCCGGATTGACCGATGAAGCAGGTTTTGTTCCAACCGACGAAGATTTTCGCCATCTGGATTATGACAATATTTTTGCGGTAGGGGATATTGCCACCCGGGCGGTCCCTAAATTAGGACACCTGGCCGTATTACAAGCGATGCGGGTGGCCAGCGTGCTCAAGCGGGATGTGACCCACCACGGGGTCATCGCGCCGTATCATCCGGAAGTGTTTTGCATCATGAACATGGGAGCCAAGGCACTGCTCATTCGATCGAACGTGCTATATGGCGGCGATCTGGATCAGGCCTACTACGGCGGGTTATCCCATACGTTGAAGACCCTGTTTGATGAATATACCGTTCGCTTTCGGGGGAAAATGCCCCCCGATGTTACTCAGCGACTTTTAAACGCGTATTTGGATAAGGTGGCGGTGCGGGAATCGTCCCTCGTTTGA
- a CDS encoding formylmethanofuran dehydrogenase subunit E region (PFAM: FmdE, Molybdenum formylmethanofuran dehydrogenase operon~COGs: COG2191 Formylmethanofuran dehydrogenase subunit E~InterPro IPR003814~KEGG: cte:CT1717 tungsten formylmethanofuran dehydrogenase, subunit E, putative~PFAM: Formylmethanofuran dehydrogenase, subunit E region~SPTR: Tungsten formylmethanofuran dehydrogenase, subunit E, putative) has translation MTRDETRISQEELEAAQYFHGHKCPAMPQGLRAGHLAMDLLGVHRARGGGELVAIVETGDHHFSGCFVDGVMFATGCTTGKGNLVRKPLGKFAVTLIDTKTLRAVRVTPHYERMSQCLTMDFFKLRANGVPPYELDPQVVEPLIKDVLTKPWEEIFAVQTFDQYPYRKEPEVFDAVQCAHCGELVVTSYATSYQGHWYCEPCLDQALHAASPES, from the coding sequence ATGACAAGGGACGAAACGCGGATTTCTCAAGAAGAATTAGAAGCCGCTCAGTATTTTCATGGGCACAAGTGTCCGGCAATGCCGCAAGGTTTGCGTGCCGGGCATCTGGCGATGGATTTGTTGGGGGTGCATCGAGCGCGGGGCGGGGGTGAATTGGTGGCGATTGTGGAGACCGGCGATCACCATTTTTCGGGATGTTTTGTCGATGGGGTGATGTTCGCCACCGGTTGCACGACCGGCAAAGGGAACCTCGTGCGAAAACCGCTCGGCAAATTTGCGGTGACCCTAATCGACACCAAAACGTTGCGGGCGGTTCGCGTGACGCCGCACTATGAACGCATGAGCCAGTGCTTAACGATGGATTTCTTTAAGCTACGGGCTAACGGGGTGCCGCCCTATGAACTGGATCCGCAAGTCGTCGAACCGCTGATTAAGGACGTGCTGACCAAGCCGTGGGAGGAGATTTTTGCCGTTCAGACGTTTGACCAATACCCCTATCGCAAGGAACCCGAAGTCTTTGATGCGGTGCAATGTGCTCATTGTGGGGAACTGGTGGTCACGAGCTATGCCACCTCCTATCAAGGCCACTGGTATTGTGAGCCTTGTTTGGATCAGGCACTGCATGCCGCGTCACCGGAATCATAA
- a CDS encoding Cl- channel voltage-gated family protein (PFAM: Voltage gated chloride channel~COGs: COG0038 Chloride channel protein EriC~InterPro IPR001807~KEGG: oca:OCAR_6400 voltage-gated chloride channel~PFAM: Chloride channel, voltage gated~SPTR: Voltage-gated chloride channel), with translation MRKIWEPLFMGRQLLLWLVLGGFTGALVGVVVTYFLKLLFWSISVTAHWPLWALGLALPGGGLVTGLLIHYGAPDAAGHGTEAVIRAVHQKAGQINWKVAPIKALATITTIAVGGSAGKEGPSAQIGAAVASFLADVFRFSPDRRRRIVICGIGAGFAAVFGTPVAGAVLGIEVLALGDLWYDMLLPSAASATAAYEVAHLLGLTWNYPQQQAPLPWSFSVVGSMIGLGIAAGLASYVLVLLMEGFHTLSRHLTAERRWWPPLMPFLAGVLLFLLFALVGRVPGGLSLGLLIQALAGHSVGPWMWWWKILFVAITLGLGMSGGIITPLFVIGATLGATLAHPLGLPVADAAAVGMMAVTGAGANAPIAAILMGMEIFGSLLAPEFLLAVIPAFIMIGNHSVYPSQLVRLQKSPWVPVTPGVPLENSPTVSLPPPWKIKRRRAMDSSPRTDRTAKKP, from the coding sequence ATGCGAAAAATTTGGGAGCCGTTATTCATGGGACGCCAGCTCTTATTGTGGCTCGTTTTGGGCGGCTTTACAGGCGCGCTGGTGGGCGTAGTCGTGACCTACTTCTTGAAGCTTTTATTTTGGTCGATATCCGTAACCGCCCATTGGCCTCTATGGGCATTGGGGTTGGCCTTGCCCGGGGGCGGTTTGGTCACCGGCCTTTTAATTCATTATGGCGCTCCTGATGCAGCCGGACACGGGACGGAAGCGGTGATCCGGGCGGTCCATCAAAAAGCGGGTCAAATTAATTGGAAAGTGGCGCCGATTAAGGCTCTCGCAACCATCACGACCATTGCGGTCGGAGGGTCGGCCGGAAAAGAAGGACCGTCGGCCCAAATCGGGGCGGCGGTGGCATCGTTTCTGGCGGATGTCTTTCGGTTTTCGCCGGATCGACGGCGCCGCATCGTGATTTGCGGAATTGGGGCGGGGTTTGCGGCGGTATTTGGTACACCGGTGGCCGGCGCGGTTTTAGGGATCGAGGTGTTGGCGCTGGGAGACTTGTGGTACGACATGCTGTTACCCTCGGCGGCATCGGCGACCGCTGCATATGAAGTGGCACATCTTTTGGGGCTAACCTGGAACTATCCGCAACAGCAAGCACCGTTACCTTGGTCGTTTTCCGTCGTAGGAAGCATGATCGGACTGGGAATCGCGGCCGGATTGGCTTCGTATGTGTTGGTCCTCTTAATGGAAGGGTTTCACACGTTATCCCGTCATCTAACCGCCGAGCGGCGTTGGTGGCCGCCACTGATGCCGTTTTTGGCAGGAGTCCTGTTGTTTTTGTTGTTCGCGCTGGTTGGGCGCGTCCCTGGCGGTCTATCTCTGGGGCTATTAATTCAAGCGTTGGCGGGACATTCGGTAGGTCCTTGGATGTGGTGGTGGAAGATTCTTTTTGTGGCGATTACCCTGGGGTTGGGGATGAGCGGCGGCATCATTACCCCTTTGTTTGTTATTGGGGCCACGCTCGGTGCGACTTTGGCCCACCCATTGGGTCTTCCCGTCGCGGACGCGGCGGCTGTCGGCATGATGGCGGTGACGGGGGCGGGGGCGAACGCCCCGATTGCGGCGATCCTTATGGGCATGGAAATCTTCGGGAGTCTCTTGGCTCCGGAATTTTTACTGGCGGTCATTCCGGCTTTTATCATGATCGGCAACCATAGTGTCTATCCCAGTCAATTGGTGCGGTTGCAAAAATCTCCTTGGGTACCGGTGACGCCGGGGGTGCCGCTGGAAAACTCACCGACCGTTTCTTTGCCGCCCCCCTGGAAGATTAAAAGGCGTCGCGCGATGGATTCCTCGCCGCGCACAGACCGGACGGCCAAAAAGCCTTGA